The following nucleotide sequence is from Coffea eugenioides isolate CCC68of chromosome 3, Ceug_1.0, whole genome shotgun sequence.
AGAACAGGGAAAGGAGACCCCATATGTGAGGGCTGTGGGGAGGCAACTGAAACTGTAGAGCATCTGTTCTTCCATTGTCCAATAGCAGAAATGACATGGAAGATGGCACCAGTAAAATGGGAAGGGGCTATGCTGCTTAGGGATAATATATGGAGGTGGTGGGAAACAGTTATTCAGGCCGAGGAGGAAAATCAGGGAAGAGATCGAGTTAACATCACAATCAACCTCCTGTGGCAGCTATGGAAGGCAAGAAACAAACGAATATTTGAACACCGAGTGATAGAAGAGAGAGATGTGGTACAAGTAGCTCAACAGGAATGGCTGGAGTTCGAAATGGCTAATGAAGCTGAGGAGCGAATGGCAAAAATATCAATACAGCAAGAGCAACAGCGCAGATGGGAACCACCAAAGGCAGGGGTGATTAAGATTAACACTGATGCAGCCATCTCAAACCAGTCGGTAAGAACAAGGAAAGGGATCATAGCAAGGAACTGGACTGGGAACTGATGAGAGCAAAAGGAATAATGGAATGCAAGATGGGAACAGTTATGGAGGAAGAAGCATTAGCAGTAAGAGCTGCGCTTGTGATGGCCAAAGCTGCAGGATGGACAAAAATAGAAGTCCAATCAGACTGCAAATCCGTGGTCGATCAAATTAATGCAAGCAGTGTCCATGACATTAGCATTGCAACAGTCTTAGAGGACATTGAGGAGCTGAAGAAAGAATTTCAAGAGTGCAACTTTTCTTTTGTGTATAGAACAGGCAACACGTGTAGCCATACACTAGCTCAAAATGCAATTAAGCTAGTACATGACATAGAATGGAACAATGAGTTTCCGGTA
It contains:
- the LOC113765943 gene encoding uncharacterized protein LOC113765943, which produces MWKVLQNCLPVKEVIHKRTGKGDPICEGCGEATETVEHLFFHCPIAEMTWKMAPVKWEGAMLLRDNIWRWWETVIQAEEENQGRDRVNITINLLWQLWKARNKRIFEHRVIEERDVVQVAQQEWLEFEMANEAEERMAKISIQQEQQRRWEPPKAGVIKINTDAAISNQSVRTRKGIIARNWTGN
- the LOC113765944 gene encoding uncharacterized protein LOC113765944, with product MECKMGTVMEEEALAVRAALVMAKAAGWTKIEVQSDCKSVVDQINASSVHDISIATVLEDIEELKKEFQECNFSFVYRTGNTCSHTLAQNAIKLVHDIEWNNEFPVWLMDMARKDMRAIAPFCN